GCTCATGGCAGGGAGGGAGGGCCTTAAGACTGAAAGCCTTCCTCAGAGGCAGGCGTTGAAAAACACCCGGAAGCGGCCCCCGAAAGTGCGGAGTGCATCAGTAGGCCGGCCCGGCTACCTCCGTTATCAGGCCTAAAGGGATAACCGCAGGCAATAGCCGGCTTTTGGTGCCGCGACCGGCTACCGGAGAAAGTTTCGGTGAAGCTTCTTTTGTGCGCCGGCCGCTGCGCTTTACCTGAAGGTTTTCCGAAAAAGGGTGGCACCACGGATGTTTGCTGTCCGTCCCTGACTTGCGCTTTTGCATGTCCGGGGCGGTTTTCTTTTTACCGAGGAGGGATTACCATGCTGACCACACGGCCGCGGGGCACCAACGACATCCTGCCCGGCGAGGTGGAAAAGTGGCAGTATATTGAAAGCCAGTTCCGCCGTATCTGCAGGGAATACGGATACGGCGAGATCAGGACGCCCGTTTTCGAACACACCGAGCTTTTTCTGCGCGGCGTGGGCGATACCACGGACATAGTGGAAAAAGAGATGTACACTTTTACCGACCGGGGCGGGCGCAGCATTACTTTGAGGCCTGAAAATACAGCCCCCGCAGTACGAGCATACCTGGAAAACAGGCTTTACGCCGGCCCGCAGCCGGTAAAGCTGTTTTACGCGGGGCCGATGTTCCGCTACGACCGCCCCCAGGCCGGGCGGTTCAGGCAGTTTCACCAGCTTGGGGTGGAGGTTTTCGGTTCTCACGACCCGGCGGTGGATGCCGAGGTTATGGCCATGGCCATGGATTTTTACGGCAGGCTGGGATTGAAAAATCTGGAGCTGCACATAAACAGCGTCGGCTGTCCGGTCTGCCGCCCGCTGCTGCGCCGCAGGCTGCAGGATTATTTCCGGCCGCACCTGGAAAGGCTGTGCAAGAACTGCCGCAGCCGTTTTGACAAAAACCCCTTGAGGGTTCTCGACTGCAAAGAGGCCGCTTGTGCGGAAATTGGCGCGGACGCCCCTTTTGCGATTGATTGCCTTTGTGAAAGCTGTCTGGAACATTTTGAAAAGGTGAAAAAGTATCTGGAACTGCTCAATGTTTCTTATACCGTAAACCGGCGCCTGGTGCGCGGACTGGACTACTACACCCATACTGCCTTTGAAGTCACGGCGCGGGACATAGGCGCCCAGTCCTCCATTGGAGGGGGCGGGCGGTACAACGGGCTGGTGGAAGTCTGCGGCGGTCCGCCAACGCCGGGAGTCGGGTATGCCCTTGGACTGGAGCGGATTATTCTGGCTTTAAGGCAACAGGGAATAGGCCTGCCCGGAGAAAGCGGGCCGGAAGTATTCCTTGCCACTGCCGGACAGGCCGTTATGCCAGAGGCATTTGGGCTGCTTTTCAGGCTCCGTTCGGCGGGAATATCGGCCGACAAGGATTACCTGGACCGGAGCCTGAAAGCCCAGATGAAATATGCCGGCAAGATCGGGGCCAGATACGCTGTCATCATCGGCGAAAGCGAACTCAAGCAGGGCACCGTTCTGGTGCGTGACATGGCGGCTGGTGAGCAGTCGGCCGTAAAGCTGGACGGCGTCCTGCAATACCTCAGGGAAAAAATAACAGGCCGGAAACAGAGTTAAAGCAAGCGTTGGGAGGGTGCACGAGATGATTGAGTTTATGGACGGGTTAAAACGGAGCCATTACTGCGGGGAATTGAGGGTTGAACATGCCGGCCTGGAGGTGGTTTTAACAGGCTGGGTGCAGCGGAGAAGGGATCACGGGGGACTGATTTTTATCGATTTAAGGGACAGAACAGGCATAGTGCAGGTTGTATTCAGCCCGGACCTGCACGAAGAAGCCTTTTTAAAGGCGGAAGCGGTGCGGAACGAATATGTGCTGGCCGTGCGGGGCACGGTCCGGGAGCGCCCGGAAGGTACTGCCAACCCAAACCTCGCTACCGGCCAGGTCGAGGTGCTGGGCTGCGAGCTGAGAATTTTGAACCGGGCAAAAACGCCGCCTTTTTATATTGAAGACGGTGTGGACGTGGATGAAAACCTGCGCCTCCGCTACCGCTACCTTGACCTGCGCCGGCCGGAGATGCAGGAAGCCCTTATTTTTCGCCACCGGGCGGCAAAATCGGTCCGGGATTTTCTGGACGAGCACGGGTTTTTGGAAATAGAGACCCCCATGCTGACCAGGAGCACCCCGGAAGGAGCGCGGGACTACCTGGTTCCAAGCCGCGTCAACCCCGGCAGGTTTTACGCCCTGCCCCAGTCGCCCCAGCTTTTCAAGCAGATTTTGATGGTAGCCGGCATGGACAGGTATTTTCAAATTGCCCGCTGTTTCCGGGACGAGGACCTGCGGGCGGACCGCCAGCCCGAATTTACCCAGATAGACATAGAAATGTCGTTTGTAGACGTGGATGATGTTCTGGAACTGACGGAGGGCATGGTTGCAAGGCTGTGCAGGGAGGTTGCCGGTTTGGACATTCCCCGGCCGTTCCCCCGCCTGTCATACCGTGAGGCAATGGACCGCTTTGGATCGGACAAGCCGGATACCCGTTTCGGAATGGAGCTGAAAGATATATCAGACATTGCTTCCGGGTGCGGGTTCAAAGTTTTTGCCTCCGCTGTTGCCGGCGGCGGCCAGGTGAAGGGAATCAACGCTGCAGGGTGCGGTTCGTTTAGCCGGAAGGAAATTGACGACCTGACCGCCTTTGCCGCCGTTTACAAGGCCAAAGGGCTGGCTTATTTTATCGTGAACGAAGAAGGGGTAAAATCGGCCATATCCAAGTTTTTCACCGAAGCGGAACTGTCCGCCATCCTGGAACGGATGGATGCAAAACCGGGGGATCTTTTGCTCTTTGTGGCCGACAAGCCAGAAGTGGTGGCAGCTTCGCTGGGTGCTTTAAGGCTTCACCTTGGTGAGCGCCTGGGGCTGATTCCTGAAGGCACTTACCATTTCCTTTGGGTTGTGGACTTTCCTTTGCTGGAATACAACCAGGAAGAGGGCCGCTACGAGGCCATGCACCACCCTTTCACCTCGCCAAGGGAGACCGATATTCCGTTGCTTGAGAGCGACCCGGGCAGGGTGCGGGCCAAGGCTTACGATCTGGTGCTGAACGGGACCGAGGTGGGGGGCGGGAGCATCCGCATTCACCGCCGCGACGTTCAGGAAAAGGTTTTTACCGCAATAGGTATTGACCGGGAGGAAGCATCCGAAAAGTTCGGCTTTTTGCTGGAGGCATTTGAATACGGCACGCCGCCGCACGGCGGCATTGCTCTTGGCTTTGACCGCCTGGTTATGCTTCTCGCCGGCAAAAATACGATCAGGGACGTTATTGCCTTCCCGAAAACTCAAAGCGCCACCGACCTGATGACCATGGCGCCGGGGCCGGTGGCGGAAGAGCAGTTAAGAGAGTTGCACATAAGAACCGTTTTGAAAATCAGAGAACGGGAAAGGTTAACGGCCAGGTGATTTTAGAATTCCAATGAATAAATATCCAGACTGCTCTGCAGACTATTTATCAAGGAATTGCCTGCTTCAAGGCACTTGTAAAGTGGAGGGCGGTATGTTAACATAAAGATGATAGCGCAATACCCTGCTGTGTGCGTGATCAGCCTTGAAGTTTTGAGCCAACACCATTAGAAAGGGAGCCCGGACTCTGAATGTGGCTTGTATGCCTCTCATGCAGAGGAAACAAAAAGCATTCAGGAGGGCACCCACCTGTTGAGAGCAGGTTCAAAAAACTTTTGGGGATCACGGCATGAGTGGGGTTTTTTGTGAAGGAAAAAATTGCCGGGTTTTCAGTAGCGGCCGTTAAAGGCCGGCGGCTGAAAGCCCTTTATCTTTGTTTGCGGGGATATCGGCCGTTGCGGCGCAGTGTTCTAACCGGGGGGCCCCCGTTTCCGGCCGCATCCCCGGAGAGCTGCCGGACCCTGTCCCGCCGAAAGGAGGTGTTGCAGCTATTGGAGCGTTTTTCCCGTACTGTCATGCTGATAGGCGATGAAGGCCTTGCGGTTTTAATGAGAAGCAAGGTGGCCGTTTTCGGGCTGGGCGGCGTCGGTTCCTTTGCCGCAGAGGGCCTTGCCAGGGCAGGCGTGGGCGAGTTTTACCTGGTGGATTTCGACGTTGTGGATATTACCAACATCAACAGGCAAATTCATGCCTTGAGCGGTACGGTGGGCAGGCCGAAAGTCCTGCTGATGGCGGAACGGATTGGTCAGATAAACCCGGCGGCGCGGGTTACGGCCTTGCAAAAAAGGTACGTTGCCGGCGAGGGGGAAGGGCTCATTCCGGCAGATGCGGATTACCTGGTGGATGCCATAGACGATGTTGCCGCGAAAGCGGATTTGATTTTCAGGGCCGTCAGGATGGGCATTCCTGTCATTTCCGCCATGGGTGCGGGAAACAAGCTGGATCCGGGTAAATTTGAGGTGGCCGACATATCCTGCACGTCAACCTGCCCTCTGGCCAGGGCAGTTCGGAGGAAGCTTAAGGCAGCAGGCATCGGGCAGGGGGTTAAGGCTGTTTATTCAAGGGAAAAACCTGTAAAACCGGCTAAAGACTGCTTTGACCTTAATGCCAGGCGCATTCCGGGAAGCATATCTTTCGTGCCCTCAGTTGCCGGCCTGCTCATGGCGGGGGAAGTAGTCAGGGATTTGCTGGACAAAAACAGGTAAAAAGGCAATTTTTTATGTGTATTAAAGTTTTGTTTCTCAGGGCAATCTTTATAACTAACCCGTATTTCTGGCATAATTGTTACCGGTATATGCTTATCCATACTGATTGACAAGGGTTTTTCAGGGTATTATAATTTATGAGGGATGTTAGGCGAAAGTTTAGGCATTTATTTAATTTTTTGACAATTTTACGCTTCAATGTGTCATGTTTTAGGTGAGAGAAACGCGAATTTAAGATTCTGAAAGGGGAGATTTCCATGGCCAGCGAGAAAGTCCTTATCCTGAATGGCAGCGACTTTAACAGGATAATTAGTGAGTCCGCCACCCCCGTGCTGGTGGATTTTTGGGCAGATTGGTGCGGTCCGTGCAAGATGATAGCTCCCGTGGTGGAAGAAATAGCGGAAGAGTTTGAAGGACAGGTCCGGGTAGGCAAGCTCAATGTTGACGAAAACCAGAGTATGGCCGCCAGTTTGAAAGTCATCAGCATTCCAACCCTGATCCTTTTTAAAGGAGGGCAGGAGGTGGAGCGGTCGATTGGCTATAAAACAAAGGATGAGCTCCGCCGCTTGCTGGAGAAACATTTATAAAATAAACGGGTCCAAGCACGCTTTGACGTGCTTTTTCCTTTTATTTGAGCTATTATGTTTGTAAAATTAATTTTTATTTTAAAAAAACTTTTATGCCTTTAAAGAAAATATTAAGCATAACGGTGTAAGGTGGTGAGCGGGCTTGAACCTTTTCGAACAGGCAATGAAAAAAAACTTGGCCATGGCCGCCCCCCTGGCCACCCGGATGCGGCCCAGGACGCTGGATGAGTTCGAGGAACAGCACGGTGTAGCAGGTCCCGGAACGCTGTTGCGGCGTTTAATTGAAGAGGACAATATTTCTTCTGCAATCTTTTTCGGGCCGCCTGGAACCGGCAAAACCACCCTGGCCAGCATAATTGCCGGGATGACCAGGGCCCATTTTGAAACGATAAACGCCGTAATGGCCGGGGTGGGCGATATCAAGCGGGTGGTGGAAGAGTCCAGAGAAAGGCTGGCCCTTTACAATCAGAAGACAATTCTCTTTATCGACGAGATTCACCGCTTTAACAGGACCCAGCAGGACGCCCTGCTGCCTTTCGTGGAGAACGGCCAGATCATTATGATTGGGTCCACAACGGAAAATCCCATGTTTGCAGTGAGCCGCCCCTTGCTGTCCCGCTCGCAGCTATACCGCTTTGAGCCCCTTTCCGATGAAGCGGTGCGCCGCATTTTAACGCGGGCACTGCTGGACGAAGAAAGAGGGCTGGCAGGATACAGGGCGGAGGTTGCCGGGGAGGCTCTGGATCACCTGGCCGCGGTGGCAAACGGGGATGCCAGGGCCGCCCTGAACGCCCTTGAACTGGCCGTTCTGGCCACGCCGCCGGGGGAAGACGGAATACGCCGGATATCCCTGGCGGCGGCGGAAGAGGCTGTCCAGAAACGAGTTTTAAAGTACGACCGGACGGACGAGCATTACGATGTCATATCTGCGTTTATCAAGAGCATGAGGGGATCAGATCCGCATGCTACTCTTTACTGGCTGGCCAGAATGATTTATGCGGGAGAAGATCCGGAGTTTATCTGCCGCAGGATCATGATTCACGCTGCTGAGGATGTCGGCCTGGCGGATCCAAACGCACTGGTTGTTGCTGCCGCTGCAGCCCAGGCGGTGGAACGGGTTGGCCTGCCTGAGGCTAGAATTATCCTGGCAGAGGCGGCCCTTTATATAGCTGCAGCCCCGAAAAGTAATTCTGTGATGAAGGGTATAGATGCCGCTTTAAAGGCGGTGGAAAAGGAGCGGGCCGAACCGGTGCCGCCTCACCTGCGGGGCACAGGCTACAAGGGAGCGGCCACTTTAGGACACGGTATGGGATACAAATACCCCCACGATTATCCCGGCCATTACGTCAGCCAGGAATACCTGCCGCCCAACATGGCCGGCAAAAGGTTTTACCAGCCGTCGGAAAACGGTCTGGAGAAAGAAATTAAGAAAAAAATGGCCGAAAGGCGTTTAACTCCCCTTTAGGGTGATCCGGGCCGGCATTGAAAGACTCCTTTTTGGACATTTAACAAAAATTACCGTAATTTTTTTTGTTTATACGGGCAAAATACAGTCACAAGGGTTCGTAATGGCCGAGCCCAGACTGTTGCAGGGTCAAAGAGGCTCTGCAGCAGTCGGCCAAAGGTTAATACCGGGTCGTAAGGGCTCGGTATTAGCCGGAGGGCAGACCGGTGAATGTTCCGGCAGGCTCTGCAGCAGTCTGAACGATTGCTGCAGGGTCACAAGGAATGTTCACCGGTCGAGCTAAGACCGTCATGGGTGTCGGATGCTTGCCGTTGGTTGCAGACAGGGGTTTGCAGCAGTCGAGAGATTGCTGCAGGCTCCCTAGATATCCATGACGGTCGAGCAAAGGTCATTACAGGTTCCGTAACGGTCTGCGGCAGTCGAAAGATTGCCGCAGGCTGTGCAGGAATCTGTAATGGCTGGAGCGTAGGTCATTACGGGCTCTTAACATAGGAACCTTCCTCTTTTGAGGAAGGTTTCTTAGTTTTTACAACAAGTTTAATTACTTAGCAGAGTAATTTACTTGGTTTTAAATTGACAATATCCGAGTACCGTGCTAAGATATATTTTGTAGCAGAATAAGGGAAAGGGGAAATAAAAAAAGTGCATTCCTTGCGGCTTTCCACAAGAGGGCATTACGGGCTGAAGGCCATGTTCGACCTGGCCCAGCGTTTCGGCACTGAACCCATCCCCTTAAAAGCGTGGCGGAAAGGCAGAACCTGTCCGAGCATTACTGGAGCAGCTATAGCCATGCTGAGAAGGCAGGCCTTGTAAGAAGCGTGCGCGGCGCCCAGGGGGGGTATATCCTGGCCAGGGAGCCGGCCGAAATTACGGTGGGAGATGTCATCCGCGCCCTGGAGGGGCCTATTGCCCCGGTTTCCTGTGTGAGTGAAGAAGCTCCCGGAAAGTGTGACGAGGCCGACTACTGCATAACGCGTACCGTCTGGGCGAGGGTGCGGGACGGCATTGCCAGGGTGCTGGACTCCATCAGCCTGGCAGACATATGCCTGGAGGCAGAAAAAGCACAGCAAAGAACGGCGGCAGCGCGATTTGAGCCGGAAGCCGAGCATTGAAAAGGAGGACGTTTCATGCGCAGGGTATATTTCGATCACGGTGTCACCACCCCCCTGGATCCGGCGGTTCTGGAAGAAATGTTGCCGTTTTTAAAAGAGCAGTTTGGGAATCCTTCAAGCTTTCACTGGTTTGGAAGGCCGGTGCGCAAGGCGGTGGAGGAAGCCCGGGAGAAGGTGGCGGCGGCAATTGGGGCCGATCCGAAGGAGATCGTGTTTACCAGCGGCGGCACCGAATCGGTCAATATAGCAATCGCCGGGGCGGTTACGGCCAACAGGAATAAAGGAAATCACATCATTACCTGCACGGTGGAGCATCACTGCTCATTAAACACCTGCAAGGGGCTGGCCAGGCAGGGGTATGAGGTTACCTTTGTACCGGTGGATTCCTGCGGCATGGTCAATGTTGAGCAAATTGCCTCTGCTATTACCGACAGGACCATTTTAATCAACATTATGCACGCCAACAACGAGGTGGGTACCATCCAGCCGGTGGCCGAAATAGGGCGCCTGGCCAGGGAGCGCGGGATTATCTTCCACACCGATGCCTGCGCTTCCTTCGGCAAAATCCCGGTCAATGTGGAGGAGATGGGGGCGGACCTGCTTTCAGTTTCGGCCCACAAGGTTTACGGCCCGAAAGGCTGCGGCGCCCTGTACATCCGCAAGGGTACCAGGTGGAGCCCCGTGTTTCACGGCGGCGCCCAGGAAAGGCTGCGCCGGTCGGGCACCGAAAATGTTCCGGGCATAGTCGGTTTCGGCAAGGCGGCGGAGATGGCTGCCGCCGGGCTGGAAGAAGAATCCGCCCGCCTCAAGGTGCTGCGGGACAGGGTGATCAGGGGCGTCCTCGGCCGGTTCGAGCACGTCCAGTTGACCGGGCACCCGGAGAAGCGCCTGCCGAACCACGCCAGTTTTTGCTTTAAGTTTATTGAAGGGGAATCGATGCTTCTATCCCTCGACATGCAGGGGGTGGCCGCTTCCAGCGGTTCCGCCTGCACGGCCGGCTCGATGGAGCCGTCCCACGTTTTGACATCCATGGGGATATCGCCGGTGGATGCCTACGGTTCGCTTATGGTGACCCTGGGCAAGGGCAACAGCGAGGAGGAGGTGGACTATTTCCTGGAGACGCTGGAGCCGATTGTAAAAAAACTGAGGGAGATGTCCCCTCTTTGCGCGTTTGATCATTGTGAAACAGAGGAGGCTTGCATTTCATGTACAGCGAGAAAGTAATCGAACATTTCAGCAATCCCAGAAACGTCGGGGAAATTCCGGACGCCGACGGTGTTGGGGAAATC
The window above is part of the Pelotomaculum thermopropionicum SI genome. Proteins encoded here:
- a CDS encoding dinucleotide-utilizing enzymes (involved in molybdopterin and thiamine biosynthesis family 1) — translated: MGFFVKEKIAGFSVAAVKGRRLKALYLCLRGYRPLRRSVLTGGPPFPAASPESCRTLSRRKEVLQLLERFSRTVMLIGDEGLAVLMRSKVAVFGLGGVGSFAAEGLARAGVGEFYLVDFDVVDITNINRQIHALSGTVGRPKVLLMAERIGQINPAARVTALQKRYVAGEGEGLIPADADYLVDAIDDVAAKADLIFRAVRMGIPVISAMGAGNKLDPGKFEVADISCTSTCPLARAVRRKLKAAGIGQGVKAVYSREKPVKPAKDCFDLNARRIPGSISFVPSVAGLLMAGEVVRDLLDKNR
- the HisS gene encoding histidyl-tRNA synthetase; the protein is MLTTRPRGTNDILPGEVEKWQYIESQFRRICREYGYGEIRTPVFEHTELFLRGVGDTTDIVEKEMYTFTDRGGRSITLRPENTAPAVRAYLENRLYAGPQPVKLFYAGPMFRYDRPQAGRFRQFHQLGVEVFGSHDPAVDAEVMAMAMDFYGRLGLKNLELHINSVGCPVCRPLLRRRLQDYFRPHLERLCKNCRSRFDKNPLRVLDCKEAACAEIGADAPFAIDCLCESCLEHFEKVKKYLELLNVSYTVNRRLVRGLDYYTHTAFEVTARDIGAQSSIGGGGRYNGLVEVCGGPPTPGVGYALGLERIILALRQQGIGLPGESGPEVFLATAGQAVMPEAFGLLFRLRSAGISADKDYLDRSLKAQMKYAGKIGARYAVIIGESELKQGTVLVRDMAAGEQSAVKLDGVLQYLREKITGRKQS
- the AspS gene encoding aspartyl-tRNA synthetase, with amino-acid sequence MIEFMDGLKRSHYCGELRVEHAGLEVVLTGWVQRRRDHGGLIFIDLRDRTGIVQVVFSPDLHEEAFLKAEAVRNEYVLAVRGTVRERPEGTANPNLATGQVEVLGCELRILNRAKTPPFYIEDGVDVDENLRLRYRYLDLRRPEMQEALIFRHRAAKSVRDFLDEHGFLEIETPMLTRSTPEGARDYLVPSRVNPGRFYALPQSPQLFKQILMVAGMDRYFQIARCFRDEDLRADRQPEFTQIDIEMSFVDVDDVLELTEGMVARLCREVAGLDIPRPFPRLSYREAMDRFGSDKPDTRFGMELKDISDIASGCGFKVFASAVAGGGQVKGINAAGCGSFSRKEIDDLTAFAAVYKAKGLAYFIVNEEGVKSAISKFFTEAELSAILERMDAKPGDLLLFVADKPEVVAASLGALRLHLGERLGLIPEGTYHFLWVVDFPLLEYNQEEGRYEAMHHPFTSPRETDIPLLESDPGRVRAKAYDLVLNGTEVGGGSIRIHRRDVQEKVFTAIGIDREEASEKFGFLLEAFEYGTPPHGGIALGFDRLVMLLAGKNTIRDVIAFPKTQSATDLMTMAPGPVAEEQLRELHIRTVLKIRERERLTAR
- the TrxA gene encoding thiol-disulfide isomerase and thioredoxins — protein: MASEKVLILNGSDFNRIISESATPVLVDFWADWCGPCKMIAPVVEEIAEEFEGQVRVGKLNVDENQSMAASLKVISIPTLILFKGGQEVERSIGYKTKDELRRLLEKHL
- a CDS encoding predicted transcriptional regulator → MAERQNLSEHYWSSYSHAEKAGLVRSVRGAQGGYILAREPAEITVGDVIRALEGPIAPVSCVSEEAPGKCDEADYCITRTVWARVRDGIARVLDSISLADICLEAEKAQQRTAAARFEPEAEH
- the NifS gene encoding cysteine sulfinate desulfinase/cysteine desulfurase and related enzymes, with translation MRRVYFDHGVTTPLDPAVLEEMLPFLKEQFGNPSSFHWFGRPVRKAVEEAREKVAAAIGADPKEIVFTSGGTESVNIAIAGAVTANRNKGNHIITCTVEHHCSLNTCKGLARQGYEVTFVPVDSCGMVNVEQIASAITDRTILINIMHANNEVGTIQPVAEIGRLARERGIIFHTDACASFGKIPVNVEEMGADLLSVSAHKVYGPKGCGALYIRKGTRWSPVFHGGAQERLRRSGTENVPGIVGFGKAAEMAAAGLEEESARLKVLRDRVIRGVLGRFEHVQLTGHPEKRLPNHASFCFKFIEGESMLLSLDMQGVAASSGSACTAGSMEPSHVLTSMGISPVDAYGSLMVTLGKGNSEEEVDYFLETLEPIVKKLREMSPLCAFDHCETEEACISCTARK
- a CDS encoding ATPase (related to the helicase subunit of the holliday junction resolvase), which encodes MNLFEQAMKKNLAMAAPLATRMRPRTLDEFEEQHGVAGPGTLLRRLIEEDNISSAIFFGPPGTGKTTLASIIAGMTRAHFETINAVMAGVGDIKRVVEESRERLALYNQKTILFIDEIHRFNRTQQDALLPFVENGQIIMIGSTTENPMFAVSRPLLSRSQLYRFEPLSDEAVRRILTRALLDEERGLAGYRAEVAGEALDHLAAVANGDARAALNALELAVLATPPGEDGIRRISLAAAEEAVQKRVLKYDRTDEHYDVISAFIKSMRGSDPHATLYWLARMIYAGEDPEFICRRIMIHAAEDVGLADPNALVVAAAAAQAVERVGLPEARIILAEAALYIAAAPKSNSVMKGIDAALKAVEKERAEPVPPHLRGTGYKGAATLGHGMGYKYPHDYPGHYVSQEYLPPNMAGKRFYQPSENGLEKEIKKKMAERRLTPL